One genomic segment of Mycolicibacterium chubuense NBB4 includes these proteins:
- a CDS encoding EutN/CcmL family microcompartment protein — protein MIRGTVTGQVWSTRRIDGIPAGAFLEVQTESSQLIAFDVLGTGVGEQVLVAQGSVAASWFTGTPPPVDALIIGSIDPAG, from the coding sequence ATGATCCGAGGCACAGTCACCGGCCAGGTCTGGTCTACCCGCCGCATCGACGGCATCCCCGCCGGCGCCTTTCTCGAGGTGCAGACCGAGAGCTCGCAGCTCATCGCGTTCGACGTGCTGGGCACCGGGGTGGGCGAGCAGGTGCTCGTCGCCCAGGGATCGGTGGCGGCGAGCTGGTTCACCGGCACTCCCCCGCCGGTCGACGCCCTGATCATCGGATCCATCGACCCCGCCGGATAG
- a CDS encoding aldehyde dehydrogenase family protein translates to MTGENLVPHAGQLLERAHFAAAAFSDYDQASVARIVEAVAEAGHRNAERFAAAAVAETQMGVVDHKIVKNRACSRGIVDFYRDQDYVSPRIDSARKIVEIPRPAGVVLALTPTTNPVSTVYFKVILAMMTRNAVVVAPHPRAKQCSADAARVLAEAAATAGAPDGIIQVIDEPSIPLVEALMADERTDVIVATGGTGVVRAAYSSGNPALGVGPGNVPVLVDATADVEAAARRIVDSKAFDNSVLCTNESVLIVEEAVAARLRSALTRHGAHILDEDAALRLREFMFPGGALNTEVVGRDASWIAERIGLRVTPKTRVLIAPFTDVIGEEVLTHEKLSPVLGMTTVADARRGIRAARAVVRIAGAGHSAAIHSEDPATITDFAAQVPVLRVAVNVGNSTGSSGLDTNLAPSMTIGTGFVGRSSIGENLQPDNLINWTRIAYNSDAGVPMANFAGLSPWRSPAGPVPAYPRASNDTAAAPAPAVRTVSRAPARRNGDPGIEALRAELRALVAEELAQLIKR, encoded by the coding sequence GTGACCGGCGAAAATCTCGTGCCCCACGCGGGCCAGCTTCTCGAGCGGGCGCATTTCGCCGCGGCCGCCTTCTCCGACTACGACCAGGCCTCGGTCGCACGGATCGTCGAGGCCGTCGCCGAGGCCGGCCACCGCAACGCCGAGCGGTTCGCCGCGGCCGCCGTCGCCGAGACGCAGATGGGCGTGGTCGACCACAAGATCGTCAAGAACCGGGCCTGCTCGCGCGGCATCGTCGACTTCTACCGCGACCAGGACTACGTGAGCCCACGGATCGACTCGGCCCGCAAGATCGTCGAGATCCCCCGGCCCGCAGGGGTCGTGCTGGCTCTGACACCCACGACCAACCCGGTGTCGACGGTGTACTTCAAGGTGATCCTCGCGATGATGACCCGCAACGCCGTCGTGGTCGCTCCTCATCCTCGGGCCAAGCAGTGCTCGGCCGATGCGGCCCGGGTGCTCGCCGAGGCGGCCGCCACCGCCGGCGCGCCGGACGGCATCATCCAGGTGATCGACGAGCCGTCCATCCCCCTGGTCGAGGCGCTGATGGCCGACGAGCGCACCGACGTCATCGTCGCCACCGGCGGCACCGGTGTGGTGCGTGCTGCGTACTCCTCGGGCAACCCGGCGCTCGGTGTGGGCCCCGGCAACGTCCCGGTGCTCGTCGACGCCACCGCAGACGTCGAGGCCGCCGCCCGGCGCATCGTCGACAGCAAGGCCTTCGACAACTCCGTGCTGTGCACCAACGAGTCGGTGCTGATCGTCGAAGAGGCCGTCGCCGCCAGGCTGCGCAGCGCACTCACCCGCCACGGTGCCCACATCCTCGACGAGGATGCCGCACTTCGCTTGCGCGAGTTCATGTTCCCCGGCGGCGCACTGAACACCGAGGTGGTGGGACGCGACGCGTCGTGGATCGCCGAACGCATCGGCCTGCGGGTGACACCCAAGACCCGGGTGTTGATCGCGCCGTTCACCGACGTGATCGGTGAAGAGGTGCTGACCCACGAGAAGCTGTCCCCGGTCCTGGGCATGACCACCGTCGCCGACGCCAGACGCGGCATCCGGGCCGCCCGCGCCGTCGTGCGCATCGCCGGCGCAGGACATTCGGCGGCGATCCACAGCGAGGATCCCGCGACCATCACCGACTTCGCGGCCCAGGTGCCGGTGCTGCGTGTGGCGGTCAACGTCGGCAACAGCACCGGCAGCTCCGGGCTGGACACCAACCTCGCGCCGTCAATGACGATCGGCACGGGCTTCGTCGGCCGCAGTTCGATCGGTGAGAACCTGCAGCCCGACAACCTGATCAACTGGACGCGTATCGCCTACAACAGCGACGCGGGCGTGCCGATGGCCAACTTCGCGGGGCTGTCCCCGTGGCGCTCACCCGCCGGCCCGGTGCCCGCTTATCCGCGGGCGTCCAACGACACGGCCGCTGCACCCGCGCCGGCCGTCCGCACCGTCAGTCGGGCACCTGCACGCCGCAACGGCGACCCTGGCATCGAGGCGCTGCGCGCCGAGTTGCGTGCGCTGGTGGCCGAAGAACTCGCACAGTTGATCAAGAGGTGA
- a CDS encoding BMC domain-containing protein, translating into MAELRSFIFIDRLQPQTMSYLGTWIKGALPRAGVAAQIIEVAPGLDIEGVTDVALKHAEVQAGVLVVERQFGYLEFHGETAAVEAAADAALDELGRESDSATAPQILASRIISSIDAQHAFLINRNKIGSMVLAGETLYVLEVSPASYAILATNEAEKAADIKVVDFRMIGATGRVYLSGTESDIRQAAAAAEESLARSVP; encoded by the coding sequence GTGGCTGAACTGCGTTCCTTCATCTTCATCGATCGTCTGCAGCCGCAGACGATGTCGTACCTGGGCACCTGGATCAAGGGCGCGCTGCCGCGCGCCGGCGTCGCCGCCCAGATCATCGAAGTCGCACCGGGACTCGACATCGAGGGTGTCACCGACGTGGCGCTCAAGCACGCCGAGGTGCAGGCCGGGGTGCTGGTCGTCGAGCGTCAGTTCGGCTACCTGGAGTTCCACGGCGAGACCGCCGCGGTCGAGGCCGCCGCCGACGCGGCGCTCGACGAACTGGGCCGCGAGTCCGATTCGGCCACCGCACCGCAGATCTTGGCGTCGCGCATCATCTCGAGCATCGACGCCCAGCACGCATTCCTGATCAACCGCAACAAGATCGGATCGATGGTGCTGGCCGGTGAGACGCTGTACGTGCTCGAGGTGTCCCCCGCCTCGTACGCGATCCTGGCCACCAACGAGGCCGAGAAGGCCGCGGACATCAAGGTCGTCGACTTCCGGATGATCGGCGCAACCGGGCGGGTGTACCTGTCGGGCACCGAGTCGGACATCCGTCAGGCCGCGGCCGCCGCCGAGGAGTCGCTGGCACGGAGCGTGCCGTGA
- a CDS encoding BMC domain-containing protein, giving the protein MASNAIGMIETKGFVAALAAADAMVKAANVTITDRQQVGDGLVAVIVTGEVGAVKAATEAGAESASQVGELVSVHVIPRPHSELGAHFAVNGQ; this is encoded by the coding sequence ATGGCCAGCAACGCAATCGGAATGATCGAGACCAAGGGTTTCGTGGCGGCACTGGCGGCCGCCGACGCAATGGTCAAGGCCGCCAACGTCACCATCACCGACCGGCAGCAGGTCGGCGACGGTCTGGTGGCCGTCATCGTCACCGGCGAGGTGGGCGCCGTCAAGGCCGCCACCGAGGCGGGTGCCGAATCCGCTTCGCAGGTGGGCGAACTGGTCAGCGTCCACGTCATCCCGCGGCCGCACAGCGAGCTCGGCGCGCACTTCGCCGTCAACGGCCAGTAG